A window of the Lagopus muta isolate bLagMut1 chromosome 1, bLagMut1 primary, whole genome shotgun sequence genome harbors these coding sequences:
- the LOC125697151 gene encoding trifunctional purine biosynthetic protein adenosine-3-like isoform X2: MTLGLHRLMADRVLVIGSGGREHALAWKLAQSPHVKQVFVAPGNAGTANSGKISNSAVLVSNHTIVTQFCKDHNIGLVVVGQETLLAAGIVDDLQAAGVRCFGPSAKAAQLASNTSFAKAFLDRHGIPTARWKAFTNPQEACRFIISTDFPARVVRARGPAARKEVTIAASKEEACKAVQEIMQDRMFGEIVVIEELLQGEELSCLCFTDGVTVASMPLAQAHKRLLDGDQGPNTEGMGAYCPVPQVPEVLEKINDAILQHVIDSLRQEGAAYVGVLQMGLMLTKDGVKILNFKCQFGDPQCQVILPLLKNDFYEVIQAAIDGKLCSFMPAWSENSTAVCVVMASLGYPGDYDKGMEVTGLLPAKELGLQVFHAGTTVKDGRVVTSGGRVLSVTAVKEDLMTALGEANRGVAAICFKGATYRRDIGHRGIRLLKQSLGLIYKERCVEAVTSDVLFYQLKRSIVSRTRSGSHSEVRGFAGFFDLKASGYDDPILVSQTKGLGPKLQIAQACKRHDTIGQDLVALCVNDILAQGAEPLFFLTYFSCGKLDVKVTEAIKEGIADTCRNAGCAFLGREIAEVTSMYSSGEYDLAGFVVGAVERGQMLLGLQRADEEDVLIGLASSGIHGRAFSIIRKILLMSSLHYSSPAPGSCGDKTLGDVLLTPAKLYSPSLVPVLRSGHVKSFVFIAEEGLLEGISRILPEHVSAVLDALTWKMPEIFCWLYKEGNLSEKEMAQTFNCGIGAVLVVQKELAQHVLRDVQRHEEAWLIGKVVAPCHTGSHIKVENLLEALQLSSPQHLLNNTVVESQQQPRKNKVKVAVLVSGTGTNLAALINYAKEPGSCAQVVLVISSKSGVEELRNAARAGIPTRVIDHKLYGSRSEFDSTIDRVLEEFAVELICLSGFMRILSSPFLRKWKGKILNASPSLFPPVKVGNAHQHSLPTGFKVTGCAVHFVLEESCPKAVIHQEPVSVKADDTEEMLSERVKEAECRAFPIALHLVASGAVQLGADGKTCWKQERQSLCLQEEKNDFTSSLVMPEPQENDVV, encoded by the exons ATGACTCTGGGTTTGCACAGGCTAATGGCTGATCGAGTGCTTGTGATCGGCAGTGGAGGCAGAGAGCATGCATTGGCCTGGAAGCTGGCCCAGTCCCCACATGTAAAACAGGTGTTTGTTGCTCCTGGAAATGCAGGGACAGCCAACAGTGGAAAGATTTCAAATTCAG ctgttttagTGAGCAATCACACTATTGTTACCCAGTTCTGCAAAGATCATAACATTGGACTTGTAGTAGTTGGACAAGAAACTCTTTTGGCAGCTG GTATTGTTGATGACTTACAAGCAGCTGGAGTAAGATGTTTTGGACCATCAGCAAAAGCAGCTCAGCTAGCATCCAACACCAGTTTTGCCAAAGCTTTTCTGGATCGACATGGGATCCCAACAGCAAGATGGAAAGCTTTTACCAATCCCCAGGAAGCCTGTAGGTTTATTATCAG cACAGACTTTCCTGCTCGAGTGGTACGGGCAAGGGGCCCTGCAGCTAGAAAGGAAGTGACTATTGCAGCCAGCAAAGAGGAAGCCTGCAAAGCTGTCCAAGAGATTATGCAG GACAGAATGTTTGGAGAGATCGTTGTCATTGAAGAACTTCTTCAAGGGGAAGAACTTTCT TGCCTGTGTTTCACGGATGGTGTCACTGTTGCCTCAATGCCCCTAGCCCAGGCCCACAAACGGTTATTGGATGGTGACCAGGGTCCAAATACTGAAGGAATGGGAGCCTACTGCCCGGTTCCTCAG GTACCAGAAGTTCTAGAGAAAATCAATGATGCTATCCTTCAACATGTGATTGATAGTCTGAGACAAGAAGGAGCAGCATATGTAG gtgtgctgcagatggggtTAATGCTTACCAAAGATGGTGTGAAAATTTTAAACTTTAAATGTCAGTTTGGGGACCCCCAGTGCCAG GTAATTCTTCCACTgcttaaaaatgatttttatgaaGTGATTCAAGCAGCAATTGATGGCAAACTCTGCAGCTTCATGCCAGCCTGGTCAGAGAACAGTACAGCTGTGTGTGTGGTCATGGCAAGTCTGGGATACCCAGGAGACTATGACAAAGGCATGGAAGTAACAG GGCTGCTTCCAGCCAAAGAGTTAGGGCTGCAGGTGTTCCACGCTGGCACAACAGTGAAGGATGGCAGAGTGGTTACAAGTGGTGGCAGAGTCCTCTCCGTTACTGCTGTTAAGGAGGATCTGATGACTGCACTGGGAGAAGCCAACAGGGGAGTAGCAGCCATATGTTTCAAGGGTGCCACATACAGGAGGGACATTGGCCATCGGGGCATTCGACTTCTCAAACAGTCTCT GGGTTTGATATACAAAGAGAGATGTGTGGAAGCTGTAACCagtgatgttttgttttaccaGCTGAAAAGATCAATTGTAAGTCGTACCAGATCAG GCAGTCATTCAGAAGTAAGAGGCTTTGCTGGTTTCTTTGATTTAAAAGCATCTGGTTATGATGATCCTATCCTGGTATCTCAAACTAAAGGCCTTGGACCTAAACTTCAG ATTGCACAAGCGTGTAAGAGACATGACACCATAGGACAGGACCTGGTTGCCTTGTGTGTTAATGACATCCTGGCTCAAGGGGCAGAGCCCCTCTTCTTTCTCACCTATTTTTCCTGTGGCAAACTTGATGTCAAAGTGACTGAAGCAATCAAAGAAGGAATAGCTGACACATGCAGAAATGCAGGATGTGCTTTCCTAG GCAGGGAGATTGCTGAGGTGACTAGCATGTATTCTTCTGGAGAGTATGACTTGGCTGGCTTTGTGGTTGGTGCAGTGGAGCGAGGACAGATGCTTTTGGGTCTGCAGAGAGCTGATGAGGAGGATGTGCTTATTGGACTGGCCTCTTCTGGGATTCACGGCCGAGCCTTTTCCATCATAAGGAAGATACTCTTAATGTCCTCCTTGCACTACTCCTCTCCAGCGCCTGGCAGTTGTGGTGACAAGACTCTAG GAGATGTATTGCTGACTCCAGCAAAACTGTACAGTCCATCTTTGGTGCCTGTTCTTCGCTCAGGGCATGTGAAGTCTTTTGTCTTTATTGCTGAGGAAGGGTTGCTGGAAGGCATCTCTCGAATCCTGCCAGAACATGTCAGCGCTGTCCTGG ATGCTCTTACCTGGAAGATGCCTGAGATCTTCTGCTGGCTCTATAAGGAAGGAAACCTCTCTGAGAAGGAGATGGCCCAGACATTTAATTGTGGGATTGGTGCAGTCTTGGTTGTGCAGAAGGAGTTGGCCCAGCATGTTCTCAGGGATGTACAGAGACATGAGGAAGCTTGGCTGATTGGAAAAGTTGTTGCCCCTTGTCACACAG GTTCTCACATCAAAGTTGAGAATCTTCTTGAagctctgcagctgagcagccccCAGCATCTGCTGAATAACACTGTTGTAGAGAGTCAACAACAACCCAGAAAGAACAAAGTTAAAGTAGCTGTTCTCGTCTCTGGAACAG GCACAAATCTTGCTGCTCTCATCAATTACGCAAAAGAACCAGGCAGCTGTGCTCAAGTTGTCCTTGTCATCTCCAGCAAGTCTGGTGTGGAAGAACTACGAAATGCAGCCCGTGCTGGAATTCCCACCAGG GTGATTGATCACAAGTTATATGGGAGTCGCTCTGAATTTGACAGCACAATTGACCGAGTTCTTGAAGAATTTGCTGTTGAACTGATATGTCTTTCAGGATTTATGAGAATATTGTCCAGTCCTTTTCTCAGGAAATGGAAAG GGAAAATTCTGAATGCTTCCCCATCGCTTTTCCCACCAGTCAAGGTTGGAAATGCGCATCAGCACTCCCTCCCAACTGGATTCAAAGTcactggctgtgctgtgcattttGTCCTG GAGGAATCTTGTCCAAAAGCAGTAATCCACCAGGAGCCGGTATCTGTGAAGGCAGACGACACTGAGGAGATGCTGTCAGAAAGGGTTAAGGAAGCTGAGTGCCGGGCTTTTCCCATCGCACTGCATCTAGTGGCCAGTGGGGCAGTGCAACTAGGAGCTGATGGTAAAACCTGCTGGAAACAAGAGAGGCAAAGTCTGTGtcttcaagaagagaaaaatgacttcACTTCCTCTCTGGTGATGCCAGAGCCACAAGAAAATGATGTGGTGTAG
- the LOC125697151 gene encoding trifunctional purine biosynthetic protein adenosine-3-like isoform X1, which produces MTLGLHRLMADRVLVIGSGGREHALAWKLAQSPHVKQVFVAPGNAGTANSGKISNSAVLVSNHTIVTQFCKDHNIGLVVVGQETLLAAGIVDDLQAAGVRCFGPSAKAAQLASNTSFAKAFLDRHGIPTARWKAFTNPQEACRFIISTDFPARVVRARGPAARKEVTIAASKEEACKAVQEIMQDRMFGEIVVIEELLQGEELSCLCFTDGVTVASMPLAQAHKRLLDGDQGPNTEGMGAYCPVPQVPEVLEKINDAILQHVIDSLRQEGAAYVGVLQMGLMLTKDGVKILNFKCQFGDPQCQVILPLLKNDFYEVIQAAIDGKLCSFMPAWSENSTAVCVVMASLGYPGDYDKGMEVTGLLPAKELGLQVFHAGTTVKDGRVVTSGGRVLSVTAVKEDLMTALGEANRGVAAICFKGATYRRDIGHRGIRLLKQSLGLIYKERCVEAVTSDVLFYQLKRSIVSRTRSGSHSEVRGFAGFFDLKASGYDDPILVSQTKGLGPKLQIAQACKRHDTIGQDLVALCVNDILAQGAEPLFFLTYFSCGKLDVKVTEAIKEGIADTCRNAGCAFLGREIAEVTSMYSSGEYDLAGFVVGAVERGQMLLGLQRADEEDVLIGLASSGIHGRAFSIIRKILLMSSLHYSSPAPGSCGDKTLGDVLLTPAKLYSPSLVPVLRSGHVKSFVFIAEEGLLEGISRILPEHVSAVLDALTWKMPEIFCWLYKEGNLSEKEMAQTFNCGIGAVLVVQKELAQHVLRDVQRHEEAWLIGKVVAPCHTGGSHIKVENLLEALQLSSPQHLLNNTVVESQQQPRKNKVKVAVLVSGTGTNLAALINYAKEPGSCAQVVLVISSKSGVEELRNAARAGIPTRVIDHKLYGSRSEFDSTIDRVLEEFAVELICLSGFMRILSSPFLRKWKGKILNASPSLFPPVKVGNAHQHSLPTGFKVTGCAVHFVLEESCPKAVIHQEPVSVKADDTEEMLSERVKEAECRAFPIALHLVASGAVQLGADGKTCWKQERQSLCLQEEKNDFTSSLVMPEPQENDVV; this is translated from the exons ATGACTCTGGGTTTGCACAGGCTAATGGCTGATCGAGTGCTTGTGATCGGCAGTGGAGGCAGAGAGCATGCATTGGCCTGGAAGCTGGCCCAGTCCCCACATGTAAAACAGGTGTTTGTTGCTCCTGGAAATGCAGGGACAGCCAACAGTGGAAAGATTTCAAATTCAG ctgttttagTGAGCAATCACACTATTGTTACCCAGTTCTGCAAAGATCATAACATTGGACTTGTAGTAGTTGGACAAGAAACTCTTTTGGCAGCTG GTATTGTTGATGACTTACAAGCAGCTGGAGTAAGATGTTTTGGACCATCAGCAAAAGCAGCTCAGCTAGCATCCAACACCAGTTTTGCCAAAGCTTTTCTGGATCGACATGGGATCCCAACAGCAAGATGGAAAGCTTTTACCAATCCCCAGGAAGCCTGTAGGTTTATTATCAG cACAGACTTTCCTGCTCGAGTGGTACGGGCAAGGGGCCCTGCAGCTAGAAAGGAAGTGACTATTGCAGCCAGCAAAGAGGAAGCCTGCAAAGCTGTCCAAGAGATTATGCAG GACAGAATGTTTGGAGAGATCGTTGTCATTGAAGAACTTCTTCAAGGGGAAGAACTTTCT TGCCTGTGTTTCACGGATGGTGTCACTGTTGCCTCAATGCCCCTAGCCCAGGCCCACAAACGGTTATTGGATGGTGACCAGGGTCCAAATACTGAAGGAATGGGAGCCTACTGCCCGGTTCCTCAG GTACCAGAAGTTCTAGAGAAAATCAATGATGCTATCCTTCAACATGTGATTGATAGTCTGAGACAAGAAGGAGCAGCATATGTAG gtgtgctgcagatggggtTAATGCTTACCAAAGATGGTGTGAAAATTTTAAACTTTAAATGTCAGTTTGGGGACCCCCAGTGCCAG GTAATTCTTCCACTgcttaaaaatgatttttatgaaGTGATTCAAGCAGCAATTGATGGCAAACTCTGCAGCTTCATGCCAGCCTGGTCAGAGAACAGTACAGCTGTGTGTGTGGTCATGGCAAGTCTGGGATACCCAGGAGACTATGACAAAGGCATGGAAGTAACAG GGCTGCTTCCAGCCAAAGAGTTAGGGCTGCAGGTGTTCCACGCTGGCACAACAGTGAAGGATGGCAGAGTGGTTACAAGTGGTGGCAGAGTCCTCTCCGTTACTGCTGTTAAGGAGGATCTGATGACTGCACTGGGAGAAGCCAACAGGGGAGTAGCAGCCATATGTTTCAAGGGTGCCACATACAGGAGGGACATTGGCCATCGGGGCATTCGACTTCTCAAACAGTCTCT GGGTTTGATATACAAAGAGAGATGTGTGGAAGCTGTAACCagtgatgttttgttttaccaGCTGAAAAGATCAATTGTAAGTCGTACCAGATCAG GCAGTCATTCAGAAGTAAGAGGCTTTGCTGGTTTCTTTGATTTAAAAGCATCTGGTTATGATGATCCTATCCTGGTATCTCAAACTAAAGGCCTTGGACCTAAACTTCAG ATTGCACAAGCGTGTAAGAGACATGACACCATAGGACAGGACCTGGTTGCCTTGTGTGTTAATGACATCCTGGCTCAAGGGGCAGAGCCCCTCTTCTTTCTCACCTATTTTTCCTGTGGCAAACTTGATGTCAAAGTGACTGAAGCAATCAAAGAAGGAATAGCTGACACATGCAGAAATGCAGGATGTGCTTTCCTAG GCAGGGAGATTGCTGAGGTGACTAGCATGTATTCTTCTGGAGAGTATGACTTGGCTGGCTTTGTGGTTGGTGCAGTGGAGCGAGGACAGATGCTTTTGGGTCTGCAGAGAGCTGATGAGGAGGATGTGCTTATTGGACTGGCCTCTTCTGGGATTCACGGCCGAGCCTTTTCCATCATAAGGAAGATACTCTTAATGTCCTCCTTGCACTACTCCTCTCCAGCGCCTGGCAGTTGTGGTGACAAGACTCTAG GAGATGTATTGCTGACTCCAGCAAAACTGTACAGTCCATCTTTGGTGCCTGTTCTTCGCTCAGGGCATGTGAAGTCTTTTGTCTTTATTGCTGAGGAAGGGTTGCTGGAAGGCATCTCTCGAATCCTGCCAGAACATGTCAGCGCTGTCCTGG ATGCTCTTACCTGGAAGATGCCTGAGATCTTCTGCTGGCTCTATAAGGAAGGAAACCTCTCTGAGAAGGAGATGGCCCAGACATTTAATTGTGGGATTGGTGCAGTCTTGGTTGTGCAGAAGGAGTTGGCCCAGCATGTTCTCAGGGATGTACAGAGACATGAGGAAGCTTGGCTGATTGGAAAAGTTGTTGCCCCTTGTCACACAG GAGGTTCTCACATCAAAGTTGAGAATCTTCTTGAagctctgcagctgagcagccccCAGCATCTGCTGAATAACACTGTTGTAGAGAGTCAACAACAACCCAGAAAGAACAAAGTTAAAGTAGCTGTTCTCGTCTCTGGAACAG GCACAAATCTTGCTGCTCTCATCAATTACGCAAAAGAACCAGGCAGCTGTGCTCAAGTTGTCCTTGTCATCTCCAGCAAGTCTGGTGTGGAAGAACTACGAAATGCAGCCCGTGCTGGAATTCCCACCAGG GTGATTGATCACAAGTTATATGGGAGTCGCTCTGAATTTGACAGCACAATTGACCGAGTTCTTGAAGAATTTGCTGTTGAACTGATATGTCTTTCAGGATTTATGAGAATATTGTCCAGTCCTTTTCTCAGGAAATGGAAAG GGAAAATTCTGAATGCTTCCCCATCGCTTTTCCCACCAGTCAAGGTTGGAAATGCGCATCAGCACTCCCTCCCAACTGGATTCAAAGTcactggctgtgctgtgcattttGTCCTG GAGGAATCTTGTCCAAAAGCAGTAATCCACCAGGAGCCGGTATCTGTGAAGGCAGACGACACTGAGGAGATGCTGTCAGAAAGGGTTAAGGAAGCTGAGTGCCGGGCTTTTCCCATCGCACTGCATCTAGTGGCCAGTGGGGCAGTGCAACTAGGAGCTGATGGTAAAACCTGCTGGAAACAAGAGAGGCAAAGTCTGTGtcttcaagaagagaaaaatgacttcACTTCCTCTCTGGTGATGCCAGAGCCACAAGAAAATGATGTGGTGTAG